A stretch of the Marivirga tractuosa DSM 4126 genome encodes the following:
- a CDS encoding tetratricopeptide repeat-containing sensor histidine kinase, with the protein MKIADNLIGEIQDLLAEAYKISKESIPSAISLTEKALFKSQKIKRKNAIHADALNQLSLLQRKNKEYATAKSLAERAQLISKKINYERGKGDASYNTAVILTELEKYSEALPFATDAVHYYEKIEDYKFHTKSLCLLGNLYEGFHDFKNAFLAYNEGLKEAETHQNKNLISDIYLSLAGINLKTNKVSKASQLIDKCIKLKEELKQQEKLASAYYLAGKIKSKAGKLEKAGNSFTIALSQFKEYNMQSGMVDSMEKLGGIYFKEGKIKEAIDLLEEAVQIAEKRSLRNSLFKCHHLLFQCFKPVNTSKALFHLEEYVKLREEENHKYIKNIVDGYEVISQMEDLEKDAEIEQEKASIIEKKNTELDSFFYRVSHDLKGPIASLLGLSDLVDKDIKDPDARHFFKMYDHQIRRLNMIVMELINITELNYRDIKLTPINFYEIVDNCISAYAYLPNYSKISFTIDIESNLYFRSEWYIINTILQNLIENSVKYIDINKNQPKVDVVIYKRKDHIFLKVIDNGKGIEPEHHNKIFGMFYRASEEGTGTGLGLFILKRAIERLKGDVTFESQPNVGSTFIVKIPITKEESS; encoded by the coding sequence TTGAAGATAGCTGACAACCTTATTGGGGAGATACAGGATTTGCTTGCTGAGGCTTATAAGATTTCTAAAGAAAGTATTCCAAGTGCTATAAGCTTAACTGAAAAAGCACTCTTTAAATCCCAAAAAATAAAAAGAAAAAACGCTATTCATGCAGATGCATTAAATCAGCTATCTTTATTACAACGCAAAAATAAGGAATATGCTACCGCTAAATCGCTTGCTGAAAGAGCACAACTAATCTCTAAAAAAATCAACTATGAACGAGGAAAAGGTGATGCCAGTTATAATACTGCTGTAATACTGACAGAGCTAGAAAAATACAGTGAAGCATTACCTTTTGCGACCGATGCTGTACACTATTATGAAAAAATAGAAGACTATAAATTTCACACCAAATCATTATGCCTTTTAGGTAATCTGTATGAAGGTTTTCACGATTTCAAAAATGCCTTTTTAGCATACAATGAAGGGCTTAAAGAAGCTGAAACGCATCAAAACAAAAACTTAATTAGCGATATATATTTAAGCCTTGCGGGTATCAATTTAAAAACTAACAAGGTATCTAAAGCTTCTCAGTTAATAGACAAATGCATTAAACTAAAAGAGGAACTCAAGCAGCAAGAGAAACTTGCCAGCGCATACTATTTAGCAGGGAAAATAAAATCAAAAGCAGGAAAGCTGGAAAAAGCTGGAAACAGTTTTACGATTGCTTTATCACAGTTTAAAGAGTATAACATGCAGTCTGGGATGGTGGACAGCATGGAAAAGCTAGGAGGTATTTACTTCAAGGAAGGAAAAATTAAAGAGGCAATAGACTTGTTGGAAGAGGCAGTACAAATTGCTGAGAAAAGAAGCTTGAGAAATAGTTTATTTAAGTGTCATCACCTTCTCTTTCAATGCTTTAAACCTGTAAACACTTCAAAAGCACTTTTTCATCTGGAGGAATACGTAAAACTGAGAGAAGAAGAAAATCACAAGTACATTAAAAATATAGTGGATGGCTATGAAGTGATATCCCAGATGGAAGATTTGGAGAAAGATGCTGAAATAGAACAAGAAAAAGCCTCCATAATCGAAAAGAAAAACACAGAATTAGATTCATTTTTTTATAGAGTTTCTCATGATTTAAAAGGTCCTATTGCATCTCTGCTAGGATTAAGTGATTTAGTGGACAAGGATATCAAAGACCCCGATGCCAGGCATTTCTTCAAAATGTATGACCATCAAATCAGGCGTTTAAACATGATCGTGATGGAGCTAATCAACATCACTGAATTAAATTATCGGGATATTAAGCTTACGCCAATCAATTTTTATGAAATAGTTGATAATTGCATCTCTGCATATGCTTATTTGCCTAATTACTCAAAAATAAGTTTTACTATAGATATAGAAAGTAATCTATATTTCAGATCGGAGTGGTATATTATTAATACCATCTTGCAAAACCTGATAGAAAACAGTGTTAAGTATATTGACATAAATAAAAACCAACCTAAAGTAGATGTGGTAATCTATAAACGAAAAGATCATATTTTCCTTAAAGTAATAGATAATGGTAAGGGTATTGAACCCGAACACCACAATAAAATATTTGGCATGTTCTACAGAGCAAGCGAAGAGGGGACTGGAACTGGCTTAGGATTGTTTATACTCAAAAGAGCTATTGAACGTTTGAAAGGCGATGTGACATTTGAGAGTCAACCTAATGTAGGCAGTACATTCATTGTAAAAATCCCTATAACCAAAGAAGAATCCAGTTAG
- a CDS encoding P-loop NTPase family protein gives MSYEKLTTQDKLKITTLKDLMKSGYQPKPVKEELRQNLIKKMKAGENVFEGIWGYEDTVIPDIQRAILSRHNINLLGLRGQAKTRIARMMTLLLDEYVPVLKGTELNDDPMQPLSRQAQDILEEQGNDAPVAWMHRDERYTEKLATPDVSVADLIGDVDPIKAATLKLPYSDERVIHYGLIPRSHRGIFVINELPDLQARIQVALFNILQEGDIQIRGFKLRLPLDLQFVFTANPEDYTNRGSIITPLKDRIDAQIITHYPESIEIGRKITKQEAAIKDEQNEVVELNELSKDLIEQIAIEARNSEYIDEKSGVSARLTISAYESLVSAAERRCLINKEQKVYVRMSDFSGVVPAITGKVELVYEGEQEGPGIVAQTLVGKAIRSQFDHYFPNPEQLRKDREKKNPYRPISKWFNDGKKIDLFHDDNESDYKKKLDSIPGLRDLVKTQHKKLSEKETYFMMEFALHGMAEYSLLSKHALAKGHSFKDLLSSMLNFEDSSDQDDDFNI, from the coding sequence ATGAGCTACGAGAAACTCACTACGCAAGATAAATTAAAAATTACCACCCTTAAAGATTTAATGAAAAGCGGTTATCAGCCCAAACCCGTCAAGGAAGAACTCCGACAGAACCTCATCAAAAAAATGAAGGCTGGAGAAAATGTTTTTGAAGGCATTTGGGGTTATGAAGATACGGTTATTCCTGATATACAAAGAGCAATTCTGTCGCGTCATAATATTAATTTATTAGGCTTAAGAGGTCAGGCAAAAACCAGAATTGCTCGGATGATGACTTTATTGCTGGATGAATATGTTCCAGTTTTAAAGGGTACAGAACTCAATGATGACCCTATGCAACCACTGTCGCGACAAGCACAGGATATCTTGGAAGAACAAGGGAATGATGCCCCAGTGGCATGGATGCATAGAGATGAGCGCTATACTGAAAAATTAGCTACTCCCGATGTTTCAGTTGCTGACCTGATTGGAGATGTTGACCCAATCAAAGCAGCTACATTAAAACTTCCTTATTCTGATGAGCGCGTGATACACTACGGGTTAATTCCTCGTTCACACAGAGGGATATTTGTGATCAATGAATTACCTGATTTACAAGCTAGAATACAGGTAGCCTTATTTAATATTTTACAAGAAGGAGATATTCAAATCAGAGGTTTTAAATTAAGGCTTCCTTTAGATTTACAGTTTGTCTTTACTGCCAATCCTGAAGATTACACAAACAGGGGCAGTATCATCACACCATTGAAAGATAGAATAGATGCGCAAATTATCACTCATTACCCTGAAAGCATTGAAATAGGACGAAAAATCACAAAACAAGAAGCTGCTATAAAAGATGAGCAAAATGAGGTGGTGGAATTAAATGAGCTATCCAAAGACTTAATTGAACAAATTGCTATAGAAGCACGAAATAGTGAGTATATAGATGAAAAAAGTGGAGTTTCTGCCAGGCTGACCATTTCAGCTTACGAAAGTTTGGTCAGCGCAGCAGAACGAAGATGTTTAATCAACAAAGAGCAAAAGGTCTATGTAAGAATGTCTGATTTTTCAGGTGTTGTGCCCGCTATCACAGGAAAGGTAGAATTAGTTTATGAGGGAGAGCAAGAAGGACCAGGCATTGTTGCTCAAACTTTAGTTGGCAAAGCCATCCGATCGCAATTTGATCACTATTTCCCAAATCCGGAGCAATTAAGAAAAGATAGGGAAAAGAAAAATCCTTACCGACCAATCAGCAAATGGTTTAATGATGGTAAAAAAATTGACCTCTTCCACGATGACAATGAAAGCGATTACAAGAAAAAATTAGATAGTATTCCAGGTTTAAGGGATTTGGTCAAAACACAGCATAAAAAGCTAAGCGAAAAGGAGACCTACTTCATGATGGAATTTGCACTTCATGGCATGGCTGAATATAGCTTATTGAGTAAACATGCATTAGCGAAGGGACATAGCTTTAAAGACCTATTAAGCAGTATGTTAAATTTTGAAGATTCGTCCGATCAGGATGATGATTTTAATATTTAA
- a CDS encoding NAD-dependent epimerase/dehydratase family protein, producing MASVSILGCGWLGLPLGKKLIAEGYEVKGSTTSTSKIPKLEEAGINAFTIDLPNKSSVSEFFNSEYLIINIPPRTSKKGVDHHVESLKSILNKIPLGQKIIYISATSVYPKVDYPIDEEHELDHNSERAKALIRAEELLHNQFKDKLTIIRFGGLLGYDRIPGRYYSGKNVAQHQQKVNYIHRDDAIGIIEAVLKKEKWSFIFNGTAPYHPTKKEVFLKNAKDFNFEAPGFENKEQEMTNRIIESPKIEFILDYSFIYPDPINFFYTN from the coding sequence ATGGCATCAGTTAGCATTTTAGGTTGCGGTTGGCTAGGACTTCCTCTTGGAAAAAAATTAATCGCTGAAGGATATGAAGTAAAAGGAAGTACAACCAGCACTTCAAAAATACCCAAACTGGAAGAGGCCGGAATAAATGCTTTTACCATTGATTTACCAAATAAAAGTTCAGTTTCTGAATTCTTTAATTCTGAATATTTAATTATTAATATTCCTCCAAGAACTTCTAAAAAAGGTGTAGATCATCATGTGGAAAGTCTAAAATCAATACTAAATAAGATTCCACTTGGCCAAAAAATAATTTACATCAGCGCTACTTCTGTATACCCAAAAGTTGATTATCCAATTGATGAAGAACATGAATTAGATCATAATTCAGAAAGAGCAAAAGCCCTTATTCGAGCAGAGGAATTACTACACAATCAGTTTAAAGATAAATTGACCATTATTAGATTTGGGGGGCTATTAGGTTACGACAGGATACCTGGAAGGTACTATTCAGGCAAAAATGTCGCGCAACACCAACAAAAAGTAAATTATATCCATAGAGATGATGCAATAGGAATAATTGAAGCTGTCCTTAAAAAAGAAAAGTGGTCTTTTATATTCAATGGAACCGCTCCCTATCACCCAACTAAAAAAGAAGTATTCCTGAAGAATGCAAAAGATTTTAACTTCGAAGCTCCTGGTTTTGAAAATAAAGAACAAGAAATGACGAACCGAATTATTGAAAGCCCTAAAATTGAATTTATTTTAGATTATTCATTCATTTACCCTGATCCAATCAATTTTTTTTATACTAATTAA
- a CDS encoding NRDE family protein, with the protein MCTLTYLPLSEEQYILTTNRDESPDRGLAGFPSYHHVEGKNIVFPQDPKAGGTWVATSDNGISVCLLNGADQPHEFNPPYRMSRGLVVMEAIECIKPDEFFKNYDFTDIEPFTMVVLFHDPELRILEFKWDGKNTFLVEKDSEKPHIWASTQLYTKEAVQNRNEWFEKWLKDNREYTVEAIRDFHRNAGSGDLMNDLVMDRGEVKTVSITSICSLKGVVNMTHHNLLENHKQEISLSQHVNQEFSHHIL; encoded by the coding sequence ATGTGCACACTAACATATTTACCACTTTCTGAAGAGCAATATATCTTAACTACTAATCGTGATGAGAGTCCGGATAGAGGGTTGGCGGGATTTCCTTCTTACCACCATGTTGAGGGTAAGAATATTGTATTCCCTCAAGATCCAAAGGCTGGAGGCACTTGGGTTGCTACTTCTGATAATGGGATTAGCGTATGTCTATTGAATGGAGCTGATCAGCCCCATGAGTTTAATCCGCCATACAGAATGAGCAGAGGACTGGTGGTGATGGAAGCCATAGAATGTATTAAGCCAGATGAGTTTTTCAAAAACTATGATTTCACTGATATAGAACCCTTTACCATGGTGGTGCTTTTTCACGATCCTGAGTTAAGAATACTCGAATTCAAATGGGATGGTAAAAATACTTTCTTAGTAGAGAAAGATTCAGAAAAACCGCATATATGGGCTTCCACACAGCTCTACACTAAGGAAGCTGTTCAAAATAGAAATGAATGGTTTGAAAAATGGCTGAAGGACAATAGAGAATACACGGTTGAAGCAATAAGAGATTTCCACAGAAATGCTGGGTCTGGTGACTTGATGAATGACCTTGTGATGGATAGAGGAGAGGTAAAAACCGTTAGTATTACAAGCATCTGCTCTTTGAAAGGCGTAGTTAATATGACTCACCATAACTTGCTAGAAAATCACAAGCAAGAAATCAGCTTATCGCAGCATGTGAATCAGGAGTTTTCTCACCATATCTTGTAA
- a CDS encoding glycoside hydrolase family 3 N-terminal domain-containing protein: MFKKVFSLSILLVYSVLNSLFSQEIMYPKWVEETYAEMNQEEKIGQLFMVAAYSNKDEQHIKNLSLLIENYHIGGLIFFQGGPGREINMTNQLQAKSEIPLWIGMDAEWGLGMRLDSTMNFPKQMTLGAIQNNDYIYKMGAEIARQAKLIGVHVNFAPVVDVNNNIKNPVIGNRSFGEDKVNVAEKGVAYMKGMQDNGLLANAKHFPGHGDTDSDSHMTLPIINHSKGRLDELELYPFKKLIENNVNSMMVAHLHIPAYDSTPNKATTLSKNVVTDLLKEELGFNGLIFTDALNMKGVSDFYAPGETDLLAFKAGNDVLLFPMDVPNAINMIKDAIKKGELPEERLEESVKKILHAKYKLGLHEGFKKLEPEKIHEKLNSTEAKNLNEKLYAEAATLVRNEKNFLPIHILDTTNFASLSLKGDNNNTFQEYLSKYADFTHYHLPKDNMDLGDYSQLINQLSQYETVVVGLHGMNNSASKRFGLKSEDLLFLQNLSEKANVVLTVFGNAYSLKYLQSFQHILMMYEDNDITQKLAPQMIFGAKPTKGKLPISVAPEMKAGTGINTKTLNRFGYSNPLDVGMDPKILAEIDAIAQEAIETEATPGGQILVAKDGQIVYEKNFGYQTYHKYSKVKDETIYDLASITKVAATLQSIMFLYDRGIIDLDKKISHYLPELKKSNKQNMTLRNILTHQAGLVPYVPFWRQTHDMFGLKTPMYQNHEASLYPNQLASGLYGHQVLGDSIWQWVIDSELLEKPRWQKNYDYRYSDMGYYIMQKISERMTNMSYEDFLHENFYKPMGMSTMGFLPLCRFPETQIAPTENDLVFRNDLIKGWVHDQGAAMVGGVAGHAGLFSNAKDLAILMQMNLWDGTYGGVRYFSKGTVPYFTKKQFDENRRGLGWDKPVEEEGPSPTSHYASPLTFGHTGFTGTAAWADPEFGLVYIFLSNRVYPDADNRKLISSNIRTRIMDVIYQSIFEYESEQEEYVN, translated from the coding sequence ATGTTCAAAAAAGTTTTCTCCCTATCAATTCTGTTGGTTTATTCAGTATTAAATTCACTTTTTTCGCAGGAAATCATGTATCCGAAATGGGTAGAAGAAACTTATGCGGAAATGAATCAGGAAGAAAAAATTGGACAACTGTTTATGGTGGCAGCTTATTCCAATAAAGATGAACAACACATCAAAAACCTTTCACTCCTCATAGAAAATTATCATATAGGAGGGTTAATATTTTTCCAAGGCGGACCAGGAAGGGAAATCAATATGACCAACCAACTTCAAGCCAAATCTGAAATTCCATTATGGATAGGAATGGATGCGGAATGGGGATTAGGAATGCGGCTGGACAGCACCATGAATTTCCCCAAGCAAATGACACTGGGGGCCATTCAAAATAATGATTACATCTATAAAATGGGTGCAGAGATTGCTCGTCAGGCTAAACTGATTGGTGTTCATGTTAATTTTGCTCCCGTTGTGGATGTCAACAATAATATTAAAAACCCCGTGATTGGGAATCGCTCTTTCGGGGAAGACAAAGTAAACGTAGCTGAAAAAGGAGTGGCCTACATGAAAGGAATGCAAGATAATGGACTCTTAGCCAATGCCAAACATTTTCCAGGACATGGAGATACCGACTCGGATTCGCACATGACTTTACCTATAATCAATCACAGCAAAGGCAGACTCGATGAATTAGAACTATACCCATTTAAAAAGCTCATTGAGAATAATGTAAATAGCATGATGGTGGCACATTTGCATATTCCTGCTTATGATAGCACTCCTAATAAAGCCACTACCCTATCTAAAAATGTGGTGACTGATTTGCTAAAAGAAGAATTAGGTTTTAACGGCTTGATTTTTACAGATGCATTAAACATGAAGGGAGTAAGCGATTTTTACGCTCCAGGAGAAACTGATTTGTTAGCTTTTAAAGCAGGAAATGATGTATTACTGTTTCCGATGGATGTTCCAAATGCCATCAACATGATAAAAGATGCCATAAAAAAAGGTGAATTACCAGAAGAAAGATTGGAAGAAAGTGTAAAGAAAATACTTCATGCTAAATATAAATTAGGACTTCATGAAGGCTTTAAAAAACTGGAACCTGAAAAAATCCATGAAAAACTTAATTCTACAGAAGCTAAAAATCTAAACGAAAAGCTCTATGCTGAAGCGGCTACTTTAGTGAGAAATGAAAAGAATTTTCTACCTATCCATATTTTGGACACCACGAATTTTGCTTCTCTCTCCTTAAAAGGCGATAACAATAATACTTTCCAAGAATATTTAAGCAAATATGCTGATTTTACCCATTATCATTTACCTAAAGATAACATGGATTTAGGTGATTATAGTCAACTTATAAACCAACTAAGCCAATATGAAACGGTGGTAGTTGGTTTGCACGGCATGAACAATTCAGCCTCCAAAAGATTTGGTCTGAAATCAGAGGATTTACTATTCCTTCAAAACCTTTCCGAGAAAGCCAATGTGGTATTGACTGTTTTTGGTAATGCGTACAGCTTAAAATACTTACAATCATTTCAGCATATTTTAATGATGTATGAGGATAATGATATTACTCAAAAACTGGCTCCTCAGATGATTTTTGGTGCGAAACCTACAAAAGGAAAATTACCTATCTCAGTTGCTCCTGAGATGAAAGCTGGAACTGGAATAAATACAAAAACCCTTAATAGATTTGGATACAGCAATCCTTTGGATGTGGGAATGGATCCAAAAATTCTAGCCGAAATTGATGCCATTGCACAAGAAGCCATTGAGACAGAAGCCACACCAGGAGGGCAAATATTAGTAGCAAAAGATGGTCAAATTGTATACGAAAAAAACTTTGGTTACCAGACATACCATAAATATTCAAAAGTTAAAGATGAAACCATTTATGATTTAGCATCCATCACTAAAGTAGCCGCTACTTTGCAAAGCATCATGTTTTTATATGACAGAGGAATTATCGATTTGGACAAAAAAATAAGTCATTATCTGCCCGAGCTTAAAAAGAGTAATAAACAAAATATGACACTTCGAAATATTTTGACTCATCAGGCTGGCTTAGTTCCTTATGTGCCATTTTGGAGACAAACCCACGATATGTTTGGTTTAAAAACGCCCATGTATCAAAACCATGAGGCTTCACTTTATCCCAATCAATTAGCTTCTGGCTTATATGGTCATCAAGTATTGGGTGATTCCATCTGGCAATGGGTAATAGATTCAGAATTACTAGAAAAACCTAGATGGCAAAAAAATTATGACTATCGCTATTCCGACATGGGTTATTATATCATGCAGAAAATCAGTGAACGCATGACCAATATGAGTTATGAAGATTTTTTGCATGAAAATTTTTATAAACCCATGGGGATGAGTACAATGGGTTTTCTCCCATTATGTCGATTCCCAGAAACACAAATTGCTCCAACTGAAAATGATCTGGTGTTCAGAAACGATTTAATCAAAGGTTGGGTACATGATCAGGGTGCTGCTATGGTGGGAGGTGTGGCTGGACATGCCGGACTATTCAGCAATGCCAAGGATCTTGCAATATTAATGCAAATGAATTTGTGGGATGGTACTTATGGCGGTGTTCGGTATTTTAGTAAAGGCACTGTTCCTTATTTTACCAAAAAGCAATTTGATGAAAATAGAAGAGGTTTAGGCTGGGATAAGCCAGTTGAGGAAGAAGGCCCCTCTCCTACCTCACATTATGCTTCCCCATTAACTTTCGGACACACTGGCTTTACAGGCACAGCTGCCTGGGCAGACCCAGAATTTGGTTTGGTATATATATTCCTCTCAAACAGGGTATATCCTGATGCCGATAATAGAAAATTGATTTCCTCCAATATTCGAACAAGAATAATGGATGTCATTTATCAATCAATTTTTGAATACGAATCGGAACAAGAAGAATACGTTAATTAA
- a CDS encoding vWA domain-containing protein, with the protein MLGYRFTKYLAHKDLSDTTFDQLFNVFNELLIITGGDVSEALSWLTNIDKQYNITDGQYGMGDFIEDLKNKGFISDKTPDGSFEITAKTEQNIRKNALEEIFGKLKKSGKGEHKTNFTGLGEEPGTDRRNYEFGDLLHQISMTDSLRNAQINHGLGDFMLTEDDLEVVESEYKTQTSTVLMIDISHSMILYGEDRITPAKKVAMALAELITKKYKKDTLDIIVFGNDAWQIQIKDLPYLQVGPYHTNTIAGLELAMDLLRRRKNKNKQIFMITDGKPTCMKQGIKYYKNSFGLDPKILNKTLNLGAQCRRLNIPITTFMIASDPYLQEFVKEFTTVNNGNAYYSSLQGLGNLVFEDYKRNRKKRY; encoded by the coding sequence ATGTTAGGTTACAGATTTACAAAGTATTTAGCTCATAAAGATTTATCGGATACCACTTTTGATCAACTATTCAATGTATTCAACGAATTATTGATCATTACGGGTGGTGATGTTAGTGAAGCATTAAGTTGGCTGACCAATATTGACAAGCAATATAACATTACTGATGGGCAGTACGGAATGGGCGACTTCATTGAAGATTTAAAAAACAAAGGATTTATTTCGGATAAAACGCCAGATGGTTCTTTTGAAATAACAGCCAAAACAGAGCAAAATATTCGTAAAAATGCACTAGAAGAAATATTTGGCAAGCTAAAGAAATCAGGAAAGGGAGAACATAAAACTAACTTCACTGGATTGGGTGAAGAACCAGGAACGGACAGAAGAAACTACGAGTTTGGTGATTTGCTTCATCAAATTTCTATGACTGATTCGCTGAGAAATGCACAAATCAATCATGGGTTAGGTGATTTTATGCTGACTGAAGATGACCTAGAAGTGGTAGAAAGCGAATACAAAACACAAACCTCTACTGTGCTGATGATTGATATCTCCCATTCTATGATATTGTATGGAGAAGACCGCATTACACCAGCCAAAAAAGTAGCTATGGCTTTAGCCGAACTCATTACCAAAAAATATAAAAAGGACACACTTGATATTATAGTATTCGGAAATGATGCCTGGCAGATTCAGATAAAAGACTTACCCTATCTGCAAGTGGGGCCTTATCACACCAATACCATAGCCGGATTAGAATTAGCTATGGATTTATTGCGAAGAAGAAAAAATAAGAACAAGCAGATTTTCATGATAACAGACGGGAAACCAACCTGCATGAAACAAGGCATCAAATATTATAAGAACAGCTTTGGTCTTGACCCGAAAATTTTAAACAAAACACTCAATTTAGGCGCTCAGTGCCGAAGATTGAATATACCTATAACCACTTTTATGATTGCCTCCGACCCTTATTTACAGGAGTTTGTAAAAGAATTCACAACCGTAAATAACGGAAATGCATATTACAGCAGTCTGCAAGGATTAGGCAACTTAGTGTTTGAAGATTACAAGAGAAACAGAAAAAAAAGATATTGA
- a CDS encoding sterol desaturase family protein, with protein sequence MDIAQDRKIKGSGTKNLFENPLLEKLTRSHFSVPLSILAVISILLAYLSFTRFNIGVTSFIPLFIAGFFSWTLGEYLIHRYVFHMDDDKKWKRWITYTFHGIHHEYPKDKDRIVMPPAGAILISSIIFGGFWLIMQNYAFAFVPGFLIGYLAYAFVHYAIHAYQPPKNFMRWLWIYHSIHHYKHPDKYFGVSSPIWDYIFNTVPKRK encoded by the coding sequence ATGGATATAGCACAAGACAGAAAAATAAAGGGTTCAGGAACAAAAAATCTTTTCGAGAACCCACTACTTGAAAAACTGACTAGAAGTCATTTTTCAGTACCTTTAAGTATTTTAGCTGTAATTTCTATTTTACTGGCCTATTTATCTTTCACTAGATTTAATATTGGGGTAACGTCATTTATACCCCTCTTTATTGCGGGCTTTTTCAGTTGGACATTAGGTGAATATCTCATTCACAGATATGTCTTTCATATGGACGATGATAAAAAATGGAAAAGATGGATTACCTACACTTTTCATGGAATTCATCATGAGTATCCGAAAGATAAGGATAGAATTGTGATGCCACCAGCAGGTGCAATTTTAATAAGTAGCATTATTTTTGGTGGATTTTGGCTAATCATGCAGAATTATGCTTTTGCTTTTGTACCAGGTTTCCTAATTGGTTATTTGGCTTATGCCTTTGTACATTATGCCATTCATGCCTATCAACCTCCCAAAAATTTTATGAGGTGGCTATGGATTTACCACAGTATTCACCATTACAAGCACCCTGATAAATACTTTGGAGTTTCATCTCCTATCTGGGATTATATTTTCAACACTGTTCCAAAAAGAAAATAA
- the bshA gene encoding N-acetyl-alpha-D-glucosaminyl L-malate synthase BshA codes for MNIGIVCYPTFGGSGVVATELGKALAKNGHNVHFITYSQPTRLDFFNENLFYHEVDIRTYPLFQYPPYELALASKMVDVAQHEKLDLLHVHYAIPHASAAYMAKQILKEKNINIPVVTTLHGTDITLVGKDPSYEPVVTFSINKSDGVTAVSEDLKKDTLEHFDIYQHIEVIPNFIDLNRFKRQKKEHFKTAICPNGEKLMVHTSNFRKVKRVEDVIHVFNNVRKIIPSKLLLVGDGPERIKMEKLCRELGTCEDIRFLGKMEAVEEVLSVSDLFLMPSEKESFGLAALEAMSCEVPVLSSNAGGIPELNIDGVTGFTCNVGDVKDMTEKALYILADENLDKFKTAALERAKKFDITNILPLYENFYFKILKKELAERPS; via the coding sequence ATGAATATAGGTATTGTTTGCTATCCTACCTTTGGAGGAAGTGGGGTTGTAGCTACAGAATTAGGAAAAGCTTTAGCTAAAAATGGACATAATGTTCACTTTATAACCTATTCCCAACCAACAAGATTAGATTTTTTCAACGAAAACTTATTTTACCACGAAGTAGATATCAGAACATATCCCCTTTTTCAATACCCTCCTTATGAGCTCGCGTTGGCCAGCAAAATGGTAGATGTCGCTCAACATGAAAAATTGGATCTATTGCACGTTCATTATGCTATTCCACATGCCTCAGCTGCCTACATGGCAAAACAAATCTTAAAGGAAAAAAACATCAATATACCTGTGGTCACCACATTGCATGGGACTGACATTACGCTAGTAGGAAAAGACCCTTCCTATGAACCAGTAGTAACTTTCAGTATTAATAAATCGGATGGGGTTACTGCTGTTTCCGAAGATTTGAAGAAAGATACTTTAGAGCATTTTGACATCTACCAGCATATTGAAGTAATTCCTAATTTCATAGATTTGAATAGGTTCAAGAGACAGAAAAAGGAGCACTTCAAAACCGCCATATGTCCTAATGGAGAGAAATTGATGGTCCACACCTCTAATTTTCGAAAAGTAAAAAGAGTTGAAGATGTTATACACGTTTTCAATAATGTTCGAAAAATAATTCCTTCAAAATTACTTTTAGTGGGGGATGGCCCGGAAAGAATTAAAATGGAAAAACTCTGTCGTGAGCTAGGCACTTGCGAGGATATCCGCTTTTTAGGCAAAATGGAAGCAGTAGAAGAGGTTCTGTCGGTAAGTGACTTATTTTTAATGCCTTCTGAAAAAGAAAGTTTTGGTTTGGCAGCATTAGAAGCAATGTCATGTGAAGTTCCAGTTCTATCATCTAATGCTGGTGGAATACCTGAATTAAATATTGACGGAGTTACTGGTTTTACCTGTAATGTCGGAGACGTTAAAGACATGACAGAGAAAGCATTATACATTTTAGCTGATGAAAATTTAGATAAATTTAAAACTGCAGCACTAGAGCGCGCAAAGAAATTTGACATCACAAACATCCTTCCGCTTTATGAAAATTTTTATTTTAAAATACTGAAAAAAGAACTCGCTGAAAGGCCTTCTTAG